A genome region from Panicum virgatum strain AP13 chromosome 4K, P.virgatum_v5, whole genome shotgun sequence includes the following:
- the LOC120701985 gene encoding leucine-rich repeat receptor-like serine/threonine/tyrosine-protein kinase SOBIR1, whose product MASTPGRSLLVLVSVVTVVLSSPLILRLAQSARYRDIVLVSAAECYDGRHAAATRSAVARRARLGMGTRRVRHRHTATPHRYVLAEKSNATGGGGAKNRSSPAASNNATSPAPAPPAEPSKRHRSHRHRVRNWIIGFVVGSLAGVISGLVLSVLFRLFLNYVRGRYRTRSGVTIFTPKLIRRAEHLAFLEKDDGLASLAVIGRGGCGEVYKAQLPVEREGEEPRFIAIKKIKKHGGDTPNNLSDEESRQLDKWSRQIQSEIRTVGHIRHRNLLPLAAHVPRPDCHYLVYEYMKNGSLHHALQGGGGGGDDGTSSSSGGAAAGLSWPARLRVAVGVAEGLEYLHVSHRPQIIHRDLKPANILLDDDLEPRIADFGLAKAMPDAHTHVTASNLAGTWGYIAPEYHQTLKFTAKCDVYSFGVILAVLATGKEPSDDFFKQMDEVVGLVKWLRRVMLAGSHAKAIDPAIAGAENEEQIVLVLRIAVFCTADDPKERPSANEVRCMLSQIRIHQELV is encoded by the exons ATGGCGTCAACGCCGGGCAGgtccctcctcgtcctcgtctcCGTCGTCACGGTGGTCCTC TCCAGCCCACTCATCCTTCGCTTGGCCCAGTCTGCAAGATACCGTGACATCGTCCTCGTCTCCGCCGCGGAGTGCTACGACGGCCGCCATGCTGCAGCAACGCGCTCGGCGGtggcgcgccgcgcccgccttgGGATGGGAACGCGGCGCGTGCGCCACCGCCACACCGCGACGCCGCACCGGTACGTCCTCGCGGAGAAGAGCAacgcgaccggcggcggcggcgccaagaACCGCAGCTCTCCGGCGGCGTCAAACAacgccacctcgccggcgccggcgcctccggCTGAGCCGAGCAAGCGCCACCGCAGCCACAGGCACCGCGTCCGCAACTGGATCATCGGCTTCGTGGTGGGCTCCCTCGCCGGCGTCATCTCCGGGCTGGTCCTGTCCGTGCTGTTCCGTCTGTTCCTCAACTACGTCCGCGGGCGGTACAGGACGCGGTCCGGCGTCACGATCTTCACCCCGAAGCTGATCAGGCGCGCCGAGCACCTGGCGTTCCTGGAGAAGGACGACGGGCTGGCGTCGCTGGCCGTGATCGGGCGCGGCGGGTGCGGCGAGGTGTACAAGGCGCAGCTCCCCGTGGagcgggagggggaggagccccgGTTCATCGCCatcaagaagatcaagaagcACGGCGGCGACACGCCCAACAACCTGAGCGACGAGGAGAGCCGGCAGCTGGACAAGTGGTCGCGGCAGATCCAGTCGGAGATCAGGACGGTGGGCCACATCCGGCACCGCAACCTCCTGCCGCTGGCGGCGCACGTCCCCCGCCCCGACTGCCACTACCTGGTGTACGAGTACATGAAGAACGGCAGCCTGCACCACGCgctccagggcggcggcggcggcggggacgacggcaccagcagcagcagcggtggcgccgccgcggggctgtCGTGGCCTGCTCGTCTCCGCGTGGCGGTGGGCGTCGCCGAGGGCCTCGAGTACCTCCACGTCTCGCACCGGCCGCAGATCATCCACCGCGACCTGAAGCCGGCCAACATCCTCCTCGACGACGACCTGGAGCCGCGCATCGCCGACTTCGGGCTGGCCAAGGCGATGCCCGACGCGCACACGCACGTGACGGCGTCGAACCTCGCCGGCACGTGGGGGTACATCGCGCCGGAGTACCACCAGACGCTCAAGTTCACGGCCAAGTgcgacgtgtacagcttcggGGTGATCCTGGCGGTGCTGGCGACGGGGAAGGAGCCGTCGGACGACTTCTTCAAGCAGATGGACGAGGTGGTCGGGCTGGTCAAGTGGCTCCGCCGCGTGATGCTGGCCGGGAGCCACGCCAAGGCCATCGACCCGGCCATCGCCGGCGCCGAGAACGAGGAGCAGATCGTGCTGGTGCTGCGCATCGCCGTGTTCTGCACCGCCGACGACCCCAAGGAGCGGCCCAGCGCCAATGAGGTCCGCTGCATGCTGTCGCAGATCAGGATTCATCAGGAGCTAGTGTGA
- the LOC120703362 gene encoding leucine-rich repeat receptor-like serine/threonine/tyrosine-protein kinase SOBIR1 — MTAMASTTSAPGKPLLVLISLVTLLLVFVSTAETYDGRHVAARRSSLGMTRHVHHRRTATPHRYVLAEKSNTTGAGPRNRSAPATSPTPAPPAGPSKHHRSHKHRVRNWIIGFVVGSVAGVISGLVLSILFRLALNYFRGRYRTRSGTVIFTPKLIRRAEHLAFLEKDDGLASLAVIGRGGCGEVYKAQLPVEREGEEPRFIAIKKIKKHGGDTPNNLSDEESRQLDKWSRQIQSEIRTVGHIRHRNLLPLAAHVPRPDCHYLVYEYMKNGSLHHALQGGDDGTSSSSGGVAAGLSWPARLRVAVGVAEGLEYLHVSHRPQIIHRDLKPANILLDDDLEPRIADFGLAKAMPDAHTHVTASNLAGTWGYIAPEYHQTLKFTAKCDVYSFGVILAVLATGKEPSDDFFKQTDEVGIVKWLRRVMQSGDHAEAIDPAIAGAGHDEQIVLVLRISVFCTNDHPNDRPTAKDVRCMLSQIKN, encoded by the coding sequence ATGACGGCCATGGCGTCAACGACGAGCGCGCCGGGGAAGCCTCTTCTCGTCCTCATCTCCCTCGTCACGCTGCTCCTCGTCTTCGTCTCCACCGCGGAGACCTACGACGGCCGCCATGTGGCGGCGCGCCGCTCCAGCCTGGGGATGACCCGGCACGTGCATCACCGACGGACCGCGACGCCGCACCGGTACGTCCTCGCGGAGAAGAGCAACACGACGGGCGCCGGCCCCAGGAACCGCAGCGCGCCGGCGACCTCtccgacgccggcgcccccggccGGACCGAGCAAGCACCACCGCAGCCACAAGCACCGCGTCCGCAACTGGATCATCGGCTTCGTCGTCGGGTCCGTCGCCGGCGTCATCTCGGGGCTGGTGCTGTCGATACTGTTCCGCCTCGCGCTCAACTACTTCAGGGGGCGGTACAGGACGCGGTCCGGCACGGTGATCTTCACCCCGAAGCTGATCAGGCGCGCCGAGCACCTGGCGTTCCTGGAGAAGGACGACGGGCTGGCGTCGCTGGCCGTGATCGGGCGCGGCGGGTGCGGCGAGGTGTACAAGGCGCAGCTCCCCGTGGagcgggagggggaggagccccgGTTCATCGCCatcaagaagatcaagaagcACGGCGGCGACACGCCCAACAACCTGAGCGACGAGGAGAGCCGGCAGCTGGACAAGTGGTCGCGGCAGATCCAGTCGGAGATCAGGACGGTGGGCCACATCCGGCACCGCAACCTCCTGCCGCTGGCGGCGCACGTCCCCCGCCCCGACTGCCACTACCTGGTGTACGAGTACATGAAGAACGGCAGCCTGCACCACGCGCTCCAGGGCGGGGACGacggcaccagcagcagcagcggtggcGTCGCCGCGGGGCTGTCGTGGCCTGCTCGTCTCCGCGTGGCGGTGGGCGTCGCCGAGGGCCTCGAGTACCTCCACGTCTCGCACCGGCCGCAGATCATCCACCGCGACCTGAAGCCGGCCAACATCCTCCTCGACGACGACCTGGAGCCGCGCATCGCCGACTTCGGGCTGGCCAAGGCGATGCCCGACGCGCACACGCACGTGACGGCGTCGAACCTCGCCGGCACGTGGGGGTACATCGCGCCGGAGTACCACCAGACGCTCAAGTTCACGGCCAAGTgcgacgtgtacagcttcggGGTGATCCTGGCGGTGCTGGCGACGGGGAAGGAGCCGTCGGACGACTTCTTCAAGCAGACGGACGAGGTGGGCATCGTCAAGTGGCTCCGCCGCGTGATGCAGTCGGGCGACCACGCCGAGGCTATCGACCCGGccatcgccggcgccgggcaCGACGAGCAGATCGTGCTGGTGCTGCGCATCTCCGTCTTCTGCACCAACGACCACCCCAACGACCGGCCCACCGCCAAGGACGTCCGCTGCATGCTGTCGCAGATCAAGAACTAG